The genomic segment TGGGACTGAAAATGTGAGGCTGTAAAAAGCTGAATGAACTCACATTCGCATCATTGAAAGTATGTagtttaattttgtttttaataggTCGTGTAAATATCTGGCAGAATATGTTTCCTCACTCCCCTGTGAACAACTTCAGTGTTGATGGCCCTGTCAAGtctgttgccatagcaactAACAGAGAGCTGTCAGTGGTTGCATTATCTGAGAATGAAGTCAGAGTTGATGTCGCTGATGCAAATGGCAGATGGAGATGTCGCCAGCAAAAGGCAACAGAGAGCAAGGTGATTTAACCTTTTTTAAGGCTGCCAACAATTCCGATCCTAAAGCTTTGTTCTGTTGTCATACATGGGTTGTATAAGTGGCTGTTTGATGCATGTTCCCATACCTTTAATTGACCATTATGTATTTTTTCCTCATTGTCTCCCCCAAGGGTGATAAGTCTTATCTAATCTTCACGCTTTGGTTGTAAGTAAGTAAGCAACACATTAACTGCCATGGGAACTTTTTGCCATTTGGATATATTATTCCAAACCTTTTTACTGCTTGCAGCTTCAGCACATGCATTTGCTACAGAGCACGAGAACAATTTACCACCAGTATGTCATTCTCACAAGGGATACCATTGAATTGCACGACACGTCAGGTATTGACAATGTGACATTAATTGATCAAGTAATTGGCGGGAAGATCACATGTTCTGATTGTACGGCGGACACCTTGGCTGTTGGTATAGGATCGTATGGCTATGGGATCTTGGGCAACAAGGTAAGACCTTTTAAAAATGCCAATCAGGAAAAACACCGAATCAAGGTAGACAAAACTGGTGTTTTCTGAGGGAGGAGCAAAAGCTTTATTATTGAggaaaaaataagcaaaaatctaTCAAAATTCCGCACAAGAAACAAATGAATATATAAAGATTAAAAGGAACAAAGTAAAGTCTATAGAGTCCATATATAATATCAAACTTTTCGCGAAGaagaactttttttatttaatctcTTGGGGTAAGCAGTAAGTGCTTATAATAGATATAAAAATTAGTTGTAGACTAATTATTTGTCTTCTAAAATCTGTTGAAATTGAAactaataacaaaggtgtgaaGGGCTCTTTAATGTAGTGAACCTAAGTGAACCTTGTAATGATGACCATAATGAACGGTCCCGTATCTATTCCCAAACAAGGTGCGGCTTTACCAAGTGAGCTCTTGTCGCTTGCTGGCCTTATTATCCGGACACCACTACGAAATCACGTGTATCAATGTCCGAGATAGTCCACCTAACCGCCTCATAACCGGCAGTTACGACAGACGTGTCCGAATTTTCGACACACGCTGCGAATCACCTACCCAGACCCTGTGCGGCCACTCGGATTACGTCACCACTGTGCAAATGGACGAATGGAAAGTTGTGAGCGGATCACGTGATGGAATTACTTGTGTTTGGGATCAGCGAATGGCGTCAATGCTGTGGTCCACACATGCGCGCCATCCCGTACGTCATTGCCGCTTTAGTAGGAACAGGATGCTGACTGCAAATATCCCCGAAGGGCAGTTTACGCACGAGAATTCGTGGTATGCGGACGACCTTATTCTTCATCGTAAGAATCGCGGGACGTTGAGGCTCTTTGATTTTGAGGCGGAAAATGTGAGTTTAGACGTCCCCGAGATTTGCTCTTCCAACTACGACGACACCACAGGGTATAATTACAACATTGCCTTAGCCACGCCCTATGACGTCATAGACGAGTAATCGAAAGACAAAACCTGTTACAACTACTATAACATTCCAACGCaattaaaaatataacatTTACTTTAGAAATTCCGATTTTACTAGTTAACGAATCAGATATTCTATCAAATATTAAGACTCGGGAGAGCTAAGCTTTACTTATGACATAGTTTTATTAGCTATTTGCTATGCAAATGGTTTCTTTGTCAGCGCCTTCAAACTATATTTGTATGTATTTTCTCTTGTCCGGCCCTTTCTTCATACAGTCTCTAGTCAACTGTTTTTACCCCGCTCTAGTAATCGACTCTTTGCTCCGGTATAAAAGGACACAAAGCTCCGGTATAAAAGGAATAAcacagtccccccccccccctttctcaTTACATTTTAACCATTAGCACGGCTAACATTGTCTACAAATCTTTTGGCTTaaattcctaaaaaaaaacaatttcttgTAAAGCAAGATAGCAGTTTACCTTTTGGGGGTGTTCAAACGTTGTATTATCCCTGAGTCTTTTTATCCATGAGCCTTATACATGAgctgtattatccatgagccgtattatCCATGGGCCTTATTATCCATGCGCCTttttatccatgagccgtataaTCCATGAGCCTTAtgtccatgagccgtattatccatgagccgtattatccatgagccttaTTATCCACGAGccttattatccatgagccttTTTATCCATGAGCCTTATTGTCCATGAGccttattatccatgagccttattatccatgagcctttttatccatgagccgtattatccatgagccttattatccatgagccttTTTATCCATGAGCTGTATCATCCATGAGccttattatccatgagccttattatccatgagcctttttatccatgagccgtattatccatgagccttattatccatgagccgtattacCCATGAGCCTTTTTATCCATAAgccgtattatccatgagccttattatccatgagccttattatccatgagccttattatccatgagccgtattatccatgagtcttattatccatgagccttattatccatgagccgtattatccatgagccgtattatccatgagccgtattatccatgagacTTATTATCCATGAGACTttttatccatgagccgtattatccatgagccgtattatccatgagcctttttatccatgagccgtataaTCCACGAGCCTTATTATCAATGATACTTTTTATCCATGAGccttattatccatgagcctttttatccatgagccgtattatccatgagcccttttatccatgagccgtattatccatgagccttTTTACTCATGAgccgtattatccatgagccttattaaccatgagccgtattcaatgaatcgagtcgattgtttcatcttcatttgcatgtgtACGTCAAAGATGGTTCATTGAAACAATATACCAAACAATGACAATATATACATTGTTTCATTGTAAGGTATTTGGGTTGCTACTGAGCATGCGCACTAGGCTCGTCCCCAGGCGTCTGTGAGCTGCGCGTCCACCTTTTAAATGACGTCACTTTTTTCCCCGGCTTGCTATGCTCTCGTGGCAGGTCACCTACAAGagcgtccgccattttgagtTCGAATAAGTAGGGCTGACCAAGAATATTAGGCTGATCGCGCACGCGGTTTTAATAGCTCTCGCAGTGGTTTTAAAGCTGTGAAAAGGCTAAGACGTTAAAACTCGTTTGGGCTGGAACCATGAAATACTTCTAGAATATACTTCTACAAATCCAAAAAAGGTTAAAAGGATCCGATAAAAGAGTTTTCAGCAGCATGAATCTGATATTTTCCTTTGAGCAAAAATAGAAATACCATGCTGATGAGTCTTAAAAAGGACGAAACATGCAAACCGGCTATGGGCTAGCGTTCCGTCATCGTCCCAACTGATGTGCGAGCGTTCCGTCATCGTCCCAACTGATGTGCGAGCGTTCCGTCATCGTCCCGACTGATGTGTGAGCGTTCCGTCATTGTCCCGACCGACGTGCGAGCGTTCCGTCATTGTCCTGACTGATGCGCGGCCTGAAccgccacaggtagcccaacaCTAGCAACGGATGTAACGCGACGTTCGCTATAAACCAACAACTAGTAGCTTACGTTACCACTGTTGCCGTGGTAACATGAAATTATAATGCTTTTTCAGAACCTTACTACGGAAACAAGAAGGGACCACATTTCTCTTTTCAacttaaaaaatgcaatgaactagtttaattaatttattattttttggtaTTCCAATCGTGAACCTGGCACACATTTTCTAACATATTACTTTAACCAACTATCAATTTTTCTAATGCCAAAAGTCCAATGGGCTAGAACTACGTGTTCAATTAAGAGCAATTACTAGGATGGAATAGAATTGTTTTCCTCTTGGcgatttttattttgtgctttAGTTTTTAGATCTCAAACTCTCTTTTTGCAGCTCGTCTAATTATGATTTGGGTCTTGCATATTCTCTTCTAAAAATTTGATGTGCAGTTCTTAAATGTGATCTTAAATGTTAGTGTATATGAAAATATGATTCCCAATTAATCATGAGAAGAGAACTACACAAATTATCAATAGCAATATTCTGAAGGAATAAAAGCAATATCCTCCAAAACGGTTCATTAATCGATATCTAATATctcttataaaagaaaaatcttTATTACCAAAAATCCCTGATTTTCCATAATCCCCGATTATTTTACAGCCTTTTGAATATACCAGTCTGTAAAACACCTACTTGCCCAGTCCCCTCACGGATAAAGCTCCAGTTGGCGCGAAATGATCACCATATAAGGAGAATTGCGAGAGCTCGCGTGAATTTGCGAGAGAAAACAAATTTGGCTACATGCGGCGTCTTTACCTTGCAATTTTATTAGACGTGGAAATAAAGTGCTTTTTCTATTATTGGCGGgcttaaaatgaaaatataacctTAACAAATATAAAACGTATATCCTGCTTGCATTTTAAAGTAGCCACTTATTGATAATTCAAATGATTTTGCAATTTTGAAGCCATTTACTTTGCGTTACTTGCCCCAATGGTGCCATTGCCTCTATCATACTTTACTAAACTAGTTGTACGAAATGCTGATTATCTCGCTTAAAGATGGGTCCTTTAGATATCGATATAGATTGCATATAATTTAGATAATGTTTAACCCCCAAAACCTGGATGAAATGCTAAAGGACCcacattttttttgcacaAACAGTGGTATAATTTAATTTGCTTTGACATTTTTGCTGTGTAGGTATACATCATATTTTGTTCCGTCTCAGAGAGACGAGATGTAGAGATGTAATAATCGCTAAATCCTTCTTTTCGCCTTTGTCCTCTCAGTGCTCTGACCAGATATCAATATAAAGCATTCAATGTGCATTTTTTAGACTAGTCGTAAATGAAAATGACCCTTTGAACAGTCTATTTTTTCTAATCCTTTCATCTCATCGTATTGCGTGACGGCACCATTTTGGTGTGGGTAACAGCAATTCCACCTCGCACTAAATGCTTGCTACCTTGCTCAAAGTTGGGTCCTTTGGGTATTCGTATAGATCACGTAATTTCAATGATACACGATCCTCAAAACCTGGATAAATTGCTAAAGGACCTATATTTTTTCGCACAAATAGTGATCATATTTTTGTCTCGTGTAGGACATCGTATTTTGTGAGCCGTGCGCTCTCTGCCttttaaaatgtaaacattGCTAAACTCCATGACAAAAGAATGCAAAAAGTATTTGTTATTTACAGTATGTATGTGATTTAGTAGCCATCTGCCTTTCCAAGGGTACTAGATTCTCAATCGGGATGGTTTGAGTAGTTATTTTTTGCCATTCTCATAGCATCATTTGCTTTAGCCACAAAAAGTTCAATTTCACCTCGCACAAAATGCTTGTATAAAGTGGGGTCCTTTATGTATTCGTATTCAGGGGCAGCGGAGTGGTCCtataagtggggggggggggggcgaaagtttggggggatgggtgggtagtggtctcagggggaggggtggttggtggcttcaggggggaggggtcaggGTGGTGATTCCAAATCCTATTTATAAGAACACGGAGATTTGAAAATgctcaacaaatttgttgtcggttgcaTATATACCGCTATATCTAAAGAAACATCCGCTTAGAAAAGTGGGGGGGCTGGCgcccccctgcccctcccctcccgcCGTCCCTGGTATAGATCACTGATAATTTCAATGATATACGATCCTCAAAACCTGGGTTGAAAGCTAAATGACCCACATTTTTTCGCCTTATAAGATTTGCTtataaattttcatttttttgtaagTGCTCATGTAAATATTACATTACAAAATACTTAAGTTATGTCAAGTCAGAAAAAGACGATTGACGAAAACGGCAAACAGGTAAACCGTTTAATTTTGTTTAAGGTTTCGTACTTGTATTCACCGTATTAGAGACGGTATCTGAATGTAAAACTTGCTgtgttcaaacaaaaaaagtacgctgcacggcttccggtaaaggaggaaaaaaactAGCTACACGGCTGTCTCTtattttcacgatttttagcctaaataacaagtttctggctttaaAACACTTCCACGATTATTAAGAACAGCCAAGCGacgatttttagcctgaaaagCTATGCAACAAACGGCCCGCAAATGCTCGGCAAAGTATGAACGAAGCGTGGAGTTTTCATGCATCGTTTGGAGATTTCATGCATCGTTCATTGTGCCGAGCATTCGCATGTCGCCTTTTGCGAATATTTTCAAGCTCGAATGAAGCGAATGAAGATATTTTCAAGCTCGAATGAAGCGAATGAAGATGCAGACTGTGCGCGAGCTGACAAGTTTGATTTTCGCGCCACGCGCCCGCAATACGTTTGTCGGTCAGCTACAAAGGTGTTTTACAGACTGGTATATTCAAAGGGCTGTAAAAACATCGGGGAATATGGGAAATCGGAGATTTTTGGTTATGACGATTCTTCTAGCATAGGAGATATAAGATATCGATGATTGAGCCGTTTTGAAGGATATCGGTTTTATTCCTTCAGATGCACtttaaggttgttattataAACACAATTGTTCTTTGCATTTTAGAAGGTATCTAGAAgactaatatatagatttaggcactgcctaaaagcggagccagcatcaTTTTTTTCAGCATAAACTTGTGTAGAACCCCCTTCCCTGCActttcattatgcatcatgttcCACCACCCACAAAAACAGCACCATAtgtaaaacatataaagattGCATGTTCTATAAATACTGCAACTATTATTAAAAGGTGTCCTCCCAATCCTCCTGGGGAATACTTagaacaaatatgttttttgttctaggtaaaaaaagtatttattgacattactAAGGATATTATTAACTAAACTATacttgatagacaactgatacagcaaaattagcacacaaaaaaatatgctttGATTAACAGGGAAGGCTTTCAGGTGTGAAGGGAggtcatatttatttatttatttgattatgaggatcaattaaagttcctcacacaaaaaactgggtgctattttattctcttcaaaattaaaaacaataaacaaatacatatcaaaTTCCTATACATTAATAAGTATATCAGCAAATCACACTATTGTAGTGGATTTGAGGTAAAAATACTCAAAAGTACTCTGCCTGTACTGTCCCAATTCCTTTTACTTCTTTAAATTACTTTTCTTAACTTGCAAAGATAGGGCATTTTCTTATTCTTGTGTAAGTTTTAAAGTAAGCAAttcaaatattggaaaaatatctttattaaccTTCTCTCTTGTGCTTTAAAATGTAACTTTGCTAAGGGTGGATTGAAAGCACTCCAACATATTTGAAAACATTTTGagtacattattttattatacagtTAAGAACCACATATAATAACCTAGAATGAATCTGTTAAcctaaaattatcaaattagaATCCTTTTTATAAGCATCTATTTAGCCtataatttgaaataggttgAAACAGGAAAATTGATTTCTAAATAGTTTTAAATATGATCTTAAGGGATCATATAGGagacctgtttttgttttttttatgattaacTTACTACCTCAATGAGTCATTGTAATAGCAAGAGACTATTTATGAACATAAATAGCCTAAGTGTCACTAACCACACATTATACAAGAACCTGTCAGGCTAACTTGGAAAAAAACTaggttttttacttttataactctggttcatttttttagaacaatttttccattaaaatattatcttactttttgttactttatatGTGTTAATTTTTGATTACCTAAATTAAATACCAATGCCTTATAGGTACATCCTGCCCAGGGTCATGCCTCTTAGCCAGCAGCTTGTGTCTCAGCTTGATTTCAGAATCTCTGGCTGAGATTAACCTAAAGAAGTTTGGAGAAAagcattaaagaaaaaaaactggtaATTTCCCTacgatacaaatattataccacaaaaacctaattcataaaacctaaaactaaaaataggatacaaatattataccacaaaaacctaattcataaaacctaaaactaaaaatagtccCAACTAAAATTTGTTTAAATGATACCCATTACAGAAAATGAACATATGAACTATGCTGTGCTGGACAACTTTATATTGTgacatgtgaaaaaaaaaagttttttaaggtttgtaagaaaactttgaggtacccagggttattgaaaatattgtaggTGGTATCAAAACAAGGCATAATTTTAGGTAATAACAGATTTTCAAGGTCTTAATATGTATGTgcacatttttaaaaaaaaaaatcaaaacagaattCCAGAATAgtttatttaaatttcaagtgtttatcaaatatatgttgtttttcacaaattacTAATACTTAGGGTTTTAGGAAACCAGTTCTCTATTTCTTTCTCCAAAGAAAGCTGGGGTTTACCCAAGTAATTCATTTAAGCCTTGCTCATCTTTGTGAGAATTTGACCAATCATTTAttgaaatgaattaaaaataacttttggttttatttctagtatatcatacctgtc from the Nematostella vectensis chromosome 4, jaNemVect1.1, whole genome shotgun sequence genome contains:
- the LOC5511319 gene encoding F-box/WD repeat-containing protein 8; the protein is MADEEEELLKFRLEWEKEIKQQDDVKNKLRKKSCDVKSEGDLKKDLLEGIFQRQESKRPQELIINGGEGKSEINKGSTANEEIIRNKKSEIILLSLPNPEGSTGENEKCTKKQKVSKLDLEESHRSGTPLLEQLIFDIDEVTAIPFFDLQLPREVGMKILGHLSMWDLCQCAIVSKSWKSLAEDELLWFKIGVDKGFMSKCQLVVEGSNWKRHVRDSIMQNRRQQQRWRERVCRITPMDYERGGSLSAVGMSNSLVCAGYSTGTVLLWDFEGHDGPSYKLMDPLIDGQERPCVTATCISNGLCAAGFENGRVNIWQNMFPHSPVNNFSVDGPVKSVAIATNRELSVVALSENEVRVDVADANGRWRCRQQKATESKLQHMHLLQSTRTIYHQYVILTRDTIELHDTSGIDNVTLIDQVIGGKITCSDCTADTLAVGIGSYGYGILGNKVRLYQVSSCRLLALLSGHHYEITCINVRDSPPNRLITGSYDRRVRIFDTRCESPTQTLCGHSDYVTTVQMDEWKVVSGSRDGITCVWDQRMASMLWSTHARHPVRHCRFSRNRMLTANIPEGQFTHENSWYADDLILHRKNRGTLRLFDFEAENVSLDVPEICSSNYDDTTGYNYNIALATPYDVIDE